A genomic segment from Polyangium mundeleinium encodes:
- a CDS encoding protein kinase domain-containing protein produces the protein MLKASDVVADRFEIEAVLGEGGMGVVYRAHDLKLDRKVALKTLAAGDEEAAARALREARAVAALDHPNAIAIYDAGAWEGQPFIAMELVEGETLRAYVGDPSVPVGRKIRWLVDVARALAAAHRAGIVHRDIKPENVMVRRDGRVKVLDFGIARRSQAPVDPAGPTAKPSAASLATKSSVSGTPMYMAPEQVRGKSADGRTDQFSWAVLGYELCEGTRPWDAHDALSTVAAMMSEPPRPMRAEGVPAALREVLGRALSRSPAERYGSMDDLVELLEPLAEEADSKGPKGEPRVAPRPSSGPITAGRYSTQELGQAIALALERKAKLEAEGRKYAYADLAAAAREVGVEEEELRAALVALKPALEPASPATPPAAPDPDGKTAQRARQKQKLERHAAMWGVFSVFFFLFDMVTAGGKWWFIPVLGWGVGLAAHAVKYLFPVDPTPEEEAELRLRQEIRREKLARKHGGERMRIAAGGKRIEELPRPGKNAQEAEESAELAALAEEEAGLRAAKGERRRKAR, from the coding sequence ATGCTGAAAGCTTCCGACGTGGTGGCGGACCGCTTCGAGATCGAAGCCGTGCTCGGCGAGGGCGGCATGGGCGTCGTGTATCGGGCCCACGATCTGAAGCTCGATCGGAAGGTCGCCCTGAAGACGCTCGCGGCCGGCGACGAGGAGGCCGCGGCGCGGGCGCTCCGTGAAGCGCGGGCCGTCGCAGCACTCGATCATCCGAACGCGATCGCCATCTACGACGCAGGTGCGTGGGAAGGGCAGCCGTTCATCGCGATGGAGCTCGTCGAAGGCGAGACGCTGCGCGCCTACGTCGGTGATCCGAGCGTGCCCGTCGGTCGCAAGATCCGCTGGCTCGTCGACGTGGCCCGCGCGCTCGCGGCCGCGCACCGGGCGGGGATCGTGCACCGCGACATCAAGCCCGAGAACGTGATGGTCCGGCGCGACGGGCGGGTGAAGGTGCTCGACTTCGGCATTGCACGGCGCAGCCAGGCGCCCGTGGATCCCGCAGGGCCCACGGCGAAGCCGAGCGCGGCGTCGCTCGCCACGAAGAGCAGCGTGAGCGGGACGCCGATGTACATGGCGCCCGAGCAGGTGCGCGGGAAGTCCGCGGACGGGCGCACGGATCAGTTCTCGTGGGCGGTGCTCGGGTACGAGCTTTGCGAGGGAACGAGGCCCTGGGACGCGCACGACGCGCTCTCGACCGTGGCGGCGATGATGTCCGAGCCGCCGCGGCCGATGCGGGCCGAGGGTGTGCCCGCGGCGCTGCGAGAGGTCCTCGGCCGCGCGCTCTCGCGTTCGCCGGCGGAGCGGTACGGGTCGATGGACGACCTCGTGGAGCTGCTCGAACCGCTCGCGGAGGAGGCGGATTCGAAGGGGCCGAAAGGCGAGCCGCGCGTGGCCCCGCGGCCTTCGTCGGGCCCGATCACGGCGGGGCGTTACTCCACGCAGGAGCTCGGGCAGGCGATCGCGCTCGCGCTCGAGCGCAAGGCGAAGCTGGAGGCGGAGGGGCGCAAGTACGCGTATGCCGATCTCGCCGCGGCCGCGCGGGAGGTGGGCGTCGAGGAGGAGGAGCTCCGCGCGGCGCTCGTGGCGCTCAAGCCGGCGCTCGAACCGGCGTCCCCCGCGACGCCTCCGGCCGCGCCGGACCCGGACGGGAAGACCGCGCAGCGGGCCCGTCAGAAGCAGAAGCTCGAGCGGCACGCGGCGATGTGGGGCGTCTTCAGCGTATTCTTTTTCTTGTTCGACATGGTGACGGCGGGAGGGAAATGGTGGTTTATCCCGGTGCTTGGCTGGGGCGTCGGGCTCGCCGCGCACGCGGTGAAGTATCTGTTCCCGGTCGATCCGACCCCCGAGGAAGAAGCGGAGCTGCGCCTGCGGCAGGAGATCCGGCGGGAGAAGCTCGCGCGAAAGCATGGGGGCGAACGCATGCGCATCGCAGCCGGGGGAAAACGGATCGAGGAGCTCCCGCGGCCCGGGAAGAACGCGCAGGAGGCCGAAGAGAGCGCAGAGCTCGCGGCGCTCGCCGAGGAAGAGGCAGGCCTCCGAGCGGCGAAGGGCGAGCGGCGACGCAAGGCGCGTTGA
- a CDS encoding magnesium chelatase domain-containing protein: MQATALTFILVGLDASPVRVEVDSGRGPASFQLVGLAEASVRESRVRVRSALSQIGVALDEHVITVNLAPADLRKSGGAFDLAIAMAVLGALGKVPGEALRGLAFLGELSLTGAIRPVRGVLPALRGAAARGLGRAVVPRHNGAEAASVPGIEVLVADHLGDVVSALAGEGELPSAGPRPSLAPNPAEAAVDLAEVRGQHVARRALEIAAAGGHNLLMMGPPGAGDPGSSDPRRDVLPASTVISRSLGGSALLAESSSRVGSARETVNSAFERART; encoded by the coding sequence ATGCAGGCGACGGCCCTGACCTTCATTCTCGTCGGCCTCGACGCGTCCCCCGTGCGCGTCGAGGTGGACTCCGGCCGCGGGCCGGCGTCGTTCCAGCTCGTCGGGCTCGCCGAGGCGAGCGTACGCGAGAGCCGCGTCCGCGTGCGCTCGGCGCTCTCGCAGATAGGCGTTGCCCTCGACGAGCACGTGATCACGGTGAACCTGGCGCCCGCCGATCTGCGCAAGAGCGGCGGCGCGTTCGACCTGGCGATCGCCATGGCGGTGCTCGGCGCGCTCGGCAAGGTGCCGGGCGAGGCGCTGCGCGGGCTCGCGTTCCTCGGCGAGCTCTCCCTGACGGGCGCGATCCGGCCCGTGCGTGGGGTCTTGCCCGCGCTGCGCGGCGCGGCGGCGCGTGGGCTCGGGCGCGCGGTGGTCCCGCGGCACAACGGGGCCGAGGCGGCGAGCGTGCCGGGCATCGAGGTCCTCGTGGCCGACCACCTCGGCGACGTCGTGTCGGCCCTCGCGGGGGAAGGCGAGCTGCCGTCGGCCGGGCCGCGCCCGTCGCTCGCGCCAAACCCCGCGGAGGCGGCCGTCGATCTCGCGGAGGTGCGGGGCCAGCACGTGGCGCGGCGCGCGCTCGAGATCGCCGCGGCGGGCGGGCATAACCTCCTGATGATGGGCCCGCCGGGCGCGGGGGATCCTGGTTCCTCTGACCCACGGCGGGACGTCTTGCCTGCCAGCACCGTCATAAGCCGTTCGCTAGGCGGATCGGCGTTGTTGGCCGAGAGCAGCTCGCGGGTCGGCAGCGCCAGGGAGACGGTGAACTCGGCGTTCGAGAGAGCGCGCACCTGA
- a CDS encoding ferritin-like domain-containing protein, translating into MHDRLAFLSLRLSLFAALGLSAIACGSSVENGGSGGAGGSGGSASSSSSSSQGGAGGGGFPGCAGGTPILLANGSDSGYVRCDDDTIHRAAVVACDPTINAPACEGTETNKSCTTDADCTDKPHGKCIHRDASGEDPNTSCGCAYACANDAECGADSVCVCDGVVDNGVAWSRCSVSATCKVDADCPSGECGITSFFDGCYPQVGLACRSDADACRVDADCMGGAACVTIPWNSTPGTFTCETDSCAIGRPLLVAGAARTAPASARVDWILAEITPDTASLDPAVRSALAEAWTEIAALEHASVASFARFTLQLMALGAPPELLFAAQQAAADEVEHARVGYALASRYADRPIGPSKLDLTGVPLDTDPRVVLASLIEEACVGETIGAAEALALAGIVRDPVLREVHARIAEDEQRHAELAWRTLRFLLAGADEDTRRFARATFDRAIEAASAEPSLRRAVVAEDVGLLSSKQIGALRRQALRDVVRPCADALLAPAVAPVALADLHA; encoded by the coding sequence ATGCACGATCGACTTGCTTTTCTTTCGTTACGCCTCTCGCTCTTCGCCGCCCTCGGCCTCTCCGCCATCGCCTGCGGATCGAGCGTGGAGAACGGCGGCTCCGGTGGGGCCGGCGGCTCGGGCGGGAGCGCGAGTTCGAGTTCGAGTTCGAGCCAGGGCGGCGCCGGCGGCGGCGGTTTCCCCGGTTGCGCGGGCGGCACGCCCATTCTGCTCGCAAACGGCTCCGACAGCGGCTACGTGCGGTGCGACGACGACACGATCCACCGCGCGGCAGTCGTCGCATGCGACCCCACGATCAACGCGCCTGCCTGCGAAGGCACCGAGACGAACAAGTCGTGCACGACCGACGCCGATTGTACGGACAAACCGCACGGCAAATGCATCCACCGGGACGCGTCCGGCGAGGACCCCAATACCTCCTGCGGCTGCGCGTATGCGTGCGCGAACGACGCCGAGTGCGGAGCGGACTCCGTCTGCGTCTGTGACGGCGTCGTCGACAATGGCGTCGCCTGGTCTCGCTGCTCCGTGTCCGCCACCTGCAAGGTCGACGCCGATTGTCCGAGCGGCGAGTGTGGCATCACCTCGTTCTTTGATGGATGTTACCCGCAGGTCGGCCTCGCGTGCCGCTCGGACGCGGACGCCTGCCGCGTCGACGCCGATTGCATGGGCGGCGCCGCTTGCGTGACGATCCCGTGGAACTCGACCCCGGGCACGTTCACCTGCGAGACGGATTCCTGCGCGATCGGCCGCCCCTTGCTCGTTGCCGGCGCTGCCCGCACCGCGCCTGCTTCGGCCCGCGTCGATTGGATCCTCGCCGAAATCACGCCCGACACGGCGTCGCTCGATCCGGCCGTCCGGAGCGCGCTCGCCGAGGCGTGGACCGAGATTGCCGCGCTCGAACACGCGTCCGTCGCGAGCTTCGCGCGCTTCACGCTCCAGCTCATGGCCCTCGGCGCGCCGCCCGAGCTGCTCTTCGCCGCGCAACAGGCCGCCGCCGACGAGGTCGAGCATGCCCGCGTCGGGTATGCCCTCGCGAGCCGGTATGCCGATCGCCCGATCGGCCCCTCGAAGCTCGATCTCACGGGCGTCCCGCTCGACACCGACCCCCGCGTGGTGCTCGCCTCCCTCATCGAGGAGGCTTGCGTGGGTGAGACGATCGGCGCCGCCGAGGCGCTCGCGCTCGCGGGGATCGTGCGTGATCCCGTGCTGCGCGAGGTCCACGCGCGGATCGCCGAGGACGAGCAGCGCCACGCCGAGCTCGCCTGGCGCACCCTGCGATTCCTGCTCGCCGGGGCTGACGAGGACACGCGCCGCTTCGCCCGCGCCACGTTCGACCGGGCGATCGAGGCCGCGTCCGCGGAGCCTTCCCTCCGGCGCGCCGTCGTGGCCGAGGACGTTGGTCTTTTGTCCTCCAAGCAAATCGGCGCCCTCCGCCGGCAGGCTTTGCGTGACGTCGTGCGTCCTTGCGCCGACGCGCTCCTCGCGCCTGCCGTCGCGCCGGTCGCCCTGGCCGACCTCCATGCCTGA
- a CDS encoding ATP-binding response regulator produces MRAHDWEGTTVGVPAGWDRSLKTAIQMILGARHPMFVWWGRELLGFYNDAYVPILGQRHPAALARPASEVWSEVWHIIGPWAEAVLREGRSLSGDEVLLPVDRNGYTEEAYFTYSYSPINDDTGSIAGVFCACSEETGEVLGRRRLQNLGALGAAMLGARSAEEVCQAAARHLAENRNDVPFVLLYLLDETGSVARLAGFSGLPANHRACWAPSPEDTEGPWPIHEVNMRRSGRVVDDVRRRVGELVCEPWAEPIEQAIVLPVEDHGLGRIAGALVLGISPRLRLDAAYRNYLELAAAQIGSALTNAGAHESERRRAEALAEIDRAKTTFFSNVSHEFRTPLTMMLGPLEELALGDPPLTDAQRTHVDLAQRSAERLLKLVKSLLDFARIEAGRIDASYVATDLARMTSELAGTFRSAIERAGLRLDVDCLPLSESMYVDHDMWEKIVLNLLSNALKFTFDGEIAVSLRHAGDRVILAVRDTGTGIPASELPRIFERFHRVQGARARTHEGAGIGLALVQDLVRLHGGEIEVESEVGRGSTFRISLRTGAAHLPADRIGAPLALASTAIGPAPFLEEALRWLPEPDEHVLHFSAKGEPPTREAAPRARILVVDDNTDMRGYLHRLLAPRWDVTAVPSGMAALTEARRSPPDLVLCDVMMPGMDGFALLRALRQSPRTSSIPIVMLSARAGEAARVEGLDAGADDYVIKPFSARELLARVASQISLSQARSQAKARAEAASRAKDEFLAMLGHELRNPLSPILTALELMRLRNGSTLERERAVIERQVQHLVRLVDDLLDVSRIARGKIELRRRPLELTEVVAKALEQSSPLIEQRGHTLRVAVPAEGLVIDGDEMRLAQVVGNLLTNAAKYTDKGGHVEVSASHEEGWATLRVRDSGIGIPPDLLPRIFDLFVQGGRAIDRSEGGLGLGLAIVKNLTEAHGGHIEARSAGRGLGSEFIVRLPLTTSKMSAPPRTWERRVDAAPAWRCRVLVVDDNQDAAVLLAEALRAAGYETRVAFDGPSGLDLGRQWQPEVAVLDIGLPVMDGYELAGRLRELSPAPQRLLALSGYAQPGDRDRARAAGFSAHLVKPVEMDTLYAALSGVRPRNEG; encoded by the coding sequence ATGCGGGCTCACGATTGGGAGGGCACGACCGTGGGCGTGCCAGCGGGCTGGGATCGCAGCCTGAAGACGGCGATCCAGATGATCCTGGGCGCCCGGCACCCGATGTTCGTCTGGTGGGGGCGCGAGCTGCTCGGCTTTTACAACGACGCCTACGTGCCCATTCTCGGCCAGCGGCACCCGGCCGCCCTCGCGCGGCCGGCGTCCGAGGTGTGGTCGGAGGTCTGGCACATCATCGGCCCCTGGGCCGAGGCGGTCCTGCGCGAGGGGCGCTCGCTCTCCGGCGACGAGGTCCTCTTGCCCGTCGATCGGAATGGGTACACCGAAGAGGCGTATTTCACGTATTCGTACAGCCCCATCAACGACGACACCGGCTCCATCGCGGGCGTGTTTTGCGCGTGCTCCGAGGAGACGGGCGAGGTGCTCGGGCGAAGGCGGCTGCAAAACCTCGGCGCGCTCGGCGCCGCGATGCTCGGCGCACGCTCGGCGGAGGAGGTCTGCCAGGCGGCGGCGCGGCACCTCGCCGAGAATCGAAACGACGTCCCCTTCGTTTTGCTGTATCTGCTCGACGAGACCGGCTCCGTCGCGCGCCTCGCTGGTTTTTCCGGGCTCCCTGCGAATCACCGCGCGTGCTGGGCGCCGTCCCCCGAGGACACGGAGGGGCCCTGGCCGATCCACGAGGTGAACATGCGGCGCAGCGGCAGGGTCGTGGACGACGTGCGGAGGCGCGTCGGCGAGCTCGTGTGCGAGCCGTGGGCGGAGCCGATCGAGCAAGCGATCGTGCTGCCCGTCGAGGACCATGGCCTCGGCCGGATCGCCGGCGCGCTCGTCCTGGGCATCAGCCCGCGGCTGCGGCTCGACGCCGCCTATCGCAATTACCTGGAGCTCGCGGCCGCGCAGATCGGGAGCGCGCTGACGAACGCCGGCGCCCACGAATCGGAGCGGCGGCGCGCCGAGGCCCTCGCCGAGATCGACCGGGCCAAGACCACGTTTTTCAGCAACGTGAGCCACGAATTCCGGACGCCGCTGACGATGATGCTGGGCCCGCTCGAAGAGCTCGCCCTCGGCGATCCCCCGCTCACGGACGCGCAACGTACGCACGTGGATCTCGCGCAGCGGAGCGCGGAGCGGCTGCTCAAGCTCGTGAAGAGCCTGCTCGATTTCGCCCGTATCGAGGCGGGGCGCATCGACGCCTCGTATGTCGCGACGGATCTCGCCCGGATGACCAGCGAGCTCGCCGGCACGTTCCGCTCGGCCATCGAGCGCGCCGGGCTGCGGCTCGACGTCGATTGCCTGCCCCTGTCCGAGTCGATGTACGTCGACCACGACATGTGGGAGAAGATCGTGCTCAATCTGCTCTCGAACGCGCTCAAATTCACGTTCGACGGCGAGATCGCGGTGTCGCTGCGCCACGCCGGGGATCGGGTGATCCTCGCGGTCCGGGACACGGGCACCGGCATCCCCGCGTCGGAGCTCCCGAGGATCTTCGAGCGATTTCACCGCGTGCAGGGCGCGCGGGCCCGGACGCACGAGGGCGCCGGGATCGGGCTTGCGCTCGTGCAGGATCTCGTGCGCTTGCACGGCGGCGAGATCGAGGTCGAGAGCGAGGTCGGTCGGGGCAGCACGTTCCGGATCTCGCTGCGCACGGGCGCCGCGCATTTGCCCGCGGATCGCATTGGCGCGCCGCTCGCGCTCGCCTCCACGGCGATCGGCCCCGCGCCATTTCTTGAAGAGGCCTTGCGCTGGCTGCCCGAGCCCGATGAGCACGTGCTGCATTTCTCCGCGAAAGGCGAGCCTCCCACGCGGGAGGCGGCGCCCCGCGCGCGGATTCTCGTGGTGGACGACAATACCGACATGCGCGGGTATCTGCATCGATTGCTCGCCCCACGGTGGGACGTGACGGCGGTGCCCTCCGGAATGGCAGCGCTCACGGAGGCGCGGCGCTCGCCCCCGGATCTCGTGCTCTGCGACGTGATGATGCCCGGCATGGATGGCTTCGCGCTCCTGCGCGCGCTGCGGCAGAGTCCGCGGACGTCCTCGATTCCGATCGTGATGCTCTCCGCGCGCGCGGGCGAGGCGGCGCGCGTCGAGGGTCTCGACGCCGGCGCCGACGATTACGTGATCAAGCCCTTCTCGGCCCGCGAGCTCCTTGCGCGGGTTGCATCCCAGATCTCGCTCTCGCAGGCACGCTCCCAGGCCAAAGCACGCGCCGAAGCCGCGAGCCGAGCGAAAGACGAGTTTCTCGCGATGCTCGGCCACGAGCTCCGGAACCCGCTCTCGCCCATTCTCACGGCGCTCGAGCTCATGCGGCTGCGCAATGGCTCCACGCTCGAACGCGAGCGGGCCGTCATCGAGCGGCAAGTACAGCACCTCGTGCGGCTCGTGGACGATCTGCTCGACGTCTCCCGGATCGCACGCGGCAAAATCGAGCTCCGGCGCCGCCCCCTGGAGCTCACCGAGGTGGTCGCGAAGGCCCTCGAGCAATCGAGCCCCTTGATCGAGCAGCGCGGCCACACCTTGCGCGTCGCCGTGCCGGCCGAGGGGCTCGTGATCGACGGGGACGAGATGCGCCTCGCGCAGGTCGTCGGAAACCTCCTGACGAACGCCGCAAAATATACCGACAAGGGAGGCCACGTGGAGGTCTCCGCCTCCCACGAGGAGGGATGGGCCACGCTGCGCGTGAGGGATTCGGGAATCGGCATCCCTCCCGATCTCTTGCCGCGGATCTTCGACCTCTTCGTGCAAGGCGGCCGGGCGATCGATCGGAGCGAGGGAGGCCTCGGGCTCGGCCTCGCCATCGTGAAAAACCTGACGGAGGCGCACGGCGGACACATCGAGGCGCGGAGCGCGGGGCGTGGCCTCGGCAGCGAATTCATCGTGCGTTTGCCACTCACCACGTCGAAAATGAGCGCACCGCCGCGCACGTGGGAGCGGCGCGTGGACGCGGCGCCCGCATGGCGCTGCCGTGTCCTCGTCGTGGACGATAACCAGGACGCCGCGGTGCTGCTCGCGGAGGCGCTCCGGGCAGCGGGCTACGAGACGCGCGTGGCGTTCGACGGCCCGAGCGGCCTCGATCTCGGACGGCAATGGCAGCCCGAGGTCGCGGTGCTCGACATTGGCCTGCCGGTGATGGATGGCTACGAGCTCGCCGGGCGCCTCCGCGAGCTCTCGCCGGCGCCTCAGCGCCTGCTCGCGCTGAGCGGATATGCGCAGCCGGGCGATCGTGATCGCGCCCGCGCGGCAGGGTTTTCCGCGCACCTCGTCAAGCCCGTCGAGATGGATACGTTGTATGCGGCGCTTTCGGGCGTTCGTCCGCGGAACGAGGGCTAG
- a CDS encoding HAD-IA family hydrolase, with the protein MRRYKTVLFDLDGTLIDSIRLILDSYHHTFAIHGLPPCEDDVLLRGVGTPLKAQLAGFADDPEAVLAMIETYRAYNLAHHDACVRPYPGAVSCVRSLAEAGVKIAVVTSKNRHSTLRGLDVAGLSDVFSILVCADDVTNPKPHKEPVDLALAQLGARPEEAIFVGDSLHDMHAGRSAGVATGAALWGPMSRAHLAPSEPSHWLEKPEDIVPLVLG; encoded by the coding sequence ATGCGGCGATACAAGACGGTCCTCTTTGATCTCGACGGCACGCTGATCGACTCGATCCGCCTCATCCTCGACAGTTATCATCACACGTTCGCCATCCACGGCCTGCCGCCGTGCGAGGACGACGTGCTCCTCCGCGGCGTCGGCACGCCGCTCAAGGCGCAGCTCGCCGGCTTCGCGGACGATCCGGAGGCGGTGCTCGCGATGATCGAGACGTACCGGGCTTACAACCTCGCGCACCACGACGCGTGCGTGCGGCCCTACCCCGGCGCGGTCTCCTGCGTCCGCTCGCTCGCCGAGGCGGGCGTGAAGATCGCCGTCGTGACGAGCAAGAACCGGCACAGCACCCTGCGCGGGCTCGACGTCGCGGGGCTCTCGGATGTGTTTTCGATCCTCGTCTGCGCCGATGACGTGACGAACCCGAAGCCGCACAAAGAGCCGGTCGATCTCGCCCTGGCGCAGCTCGGAGCCCGGCCCGAGGAGGCGATCTTCGTGGGCGACAGCCTGCACGACATGCACGCCGGGCGGAGCGCCGGGGTCGCGACGGGCGCCGCGCTTTGGGGACCGATGTCGCGCGCCCACCTCGCCCCGTCCGAGCCCTCGCACTGGCTGGAAAAACCCGAGGACATCGTCCCGCTGGTCCTCGGCTGA
- a CDS encoding RNA polymerase sigma factor: MIKRQATHRITVELLEAAARGDRVAGGTLADFIYGWVHSVLHAGPDVDDAAQEAFMAVIVAMRTHRYDASVEDKHAWVVKIAVRKAIDVRRRRERERQVFEGPGADEATDPVSTDPISRIEQRQRAERVSGVVKDLNETDRALLLLRYQEDLSYEDIAQALSIPLGTVKSRLSRLIEKLKLSGSEL, translated from the coding sequence ATGATCAAGCGACAAGCAACACACCGCATCACCGTCGAGCTGCTGGAAGCGGCGGCTCGGGGCGACAGGGTGGCGGGGGGCACGCTCGCGGATTTCATCTACGGGTGGGTCCACAGCGTCCTCCACGCCGGCCCCGACGTCGACGACGCGGCCCAGGAGGCTTTCATGGCGGTCATCGTGGCCATGCGCACGCACCGGTACGACGCGTCCGTCGAGGACAAGCACGCGTGGGTTGTCAAGATCGCGGTGCGCAAGGCGATCGACGTGCGTCGGAGGCGGGAGCGGGAGCGCCAGGTGTTCGAGGGGCCGGGCGCGGACGAGGCCACGGACCCGGTGAGCACGGACCCCATCTCGCGCATCGAGCAAAGGCAGCGCGCCGAGCGCGTGAGCGGCGTGGTGAAGGACCTGAACGAGACCGATCGCGCGCTCCTCTTGCTCCGATACCAGGAGGATCTCAGCTACGAGGACATCGCGCAGGCGCTCTCCATCCCGCTCGGGACCGTGAAATCACGGCTCTCGCGGCTGATCGAAAAACTCAAGCTGTCCGGGAGCGAGTTATGA